caaaagaacacctttgaattaaagataatatgcaacgaagtcaaaagataagcatgtgacccaaaacaggggtcactagatcgagtacaggtcactcgttcgagtaagtgacttactcggtcgagtaggtgaaggtcagaggcacgtataacaaattaccaggtctactcgatcgagtaacaagaggtttactcgatcgagtaagggccactcgatcgagtaccccacgcagttctcagcaatgtctaatttcgtaaaacggtcatatctcactcgtttcttggtcatttaggGCGTGTGACATACCGTTAGAATCGtaacagaacaagctatcacctccaattagaatcacatcaaaatcatatatacatatcaagttataacagtttaaagacaacctctctataaacagacaacataaccatttgattttctctttcaaacaacttaaacatcaacaaggtgaaCAAAAGCAACTCGATACTTGTAAGACCACcacccctaaccacatgttactacctaccaaaaaccaagcaataacatctatcatgctcatataacattcaacttatcaaacatgtactacccgcacgttttaactttataacttttagtAAAACAAagcatactcatacattacaaatttTATTCCCATGTTACTAGTAAAACTCTATTACAACTCCACTTCGTCATATAAACATATTCTTAATTACGAAAGTCATATTCTCAGGCAATtgtcactccatcttttccaattaattcatccaacatgtgcatatgaaacaacagtaaacaaataTATAACTTCATTATATAACCTTACGCACACAcaatatacgtatacgacacaacattcctattcACATTTTCCGATTATGTCAGATTATAAATCGTCCATCCGGCAACATCGTTATTCATCACATAGtgtcatatatgaactacttccctTTTTCACAATCATcgttcatcattctcatatacctttccaacaattccaaacaacattgtaaaccaactatcatgcgtcatgcttattcacaacactttatcatataACCACTTTATCATTTCCAACCTTTCTATACAACACGTCATacaacatacgcaatagaacattagtaaacacatagcgatcccatgacaccccatagtgaccggttcaaaattgtagggcgagttcgtgactttaggacgtctcccaagtctttgcattagctcctacaactcctacccgggttcattttagtttgactccctatgttcattaggttcattggttacaggtttcaagatcgtcgctctgataccacttcgtgacacccccatactccaagtgtcttaccaggaccacttaaggtatgagaacgtcactatctcggtttcccgaggcaatgataatcaaaagacaataagaaaacatacttaaatagtaataaagtttaagtgattacatgccaacgCCAAAACTATTTAAATGAAATACAACGTTCTcaaactgtctactatcaaaactaTAAAAGTGTCTGACATAGCGGAaaacttctaaactgcaacgtggtgactcatcccagctatcccatacgcatcgtctcatacctgctcaataactcaccacccccgaatggatcaccacagtttttaaaacatttaaacggggtcagtactgattacataaaaacaaatgccACAAAGAAACAACGTCATAAACAGCTCAAGCAATACACACAAATCCCTAGTCTCCATCtccaaactccacacaactgactacacactaaagtgtgtaatcctgccagagtacccatcgcaacaagtaatccacaccgcgagtgggggaccgcagccgtacccaccaaatccccgctcatctccattgagcgataaacccaagttcattaatgtgcacatcccctctgtgacgggttccacagagggcgaatcaagggcgtgaagccaatcccacaagtgactcaactcagccagggatgcgccCCGAATATCAtagacagatacaaaccaatcaacaatatacagccAACAACCGTCAagatcaaccaacaatataagtaaccaataatcacaacaacaatctcCACACATTATGTATCcactactgagtagggaaaccctacctggaacaacaatcaccaagatcgtcacaatcagctaatcaacatcgtccttcaatgaaattacttcctatcaaatatacaatcatacaatcacaatctaacatcaacaatactccccaaaactcctaaattacccaattagggtttcaactaaaatcaatgaaacgatatgaaaactatactaggatcttacccacaatgcgacagtctcaacggcgtaaagaactcaacgatccgacgactctagcccttaggatttgatagcaatgtgagagaggagaactacgtaaccttgttttctcttttgtgaaactTATAATGAAGTAAGAGTGAAAAGAAATGCCGAAATATATTTTTATAACCTTCTCGCGTTGCTATGAAAACCCGACAAACAACCCGTAGAAactcacttactcaatcgagtaagtgacttactcgatcgcgtgccccttactcgatcgagtgccacacgtactcgatcgagtacccatcaggtcagctactgttttgcgtaaaaacatacttactcgacggagcaagtcccactcgatagagtacccaaagacacagAAAACCGTATTATTACAACCTTATCGACCTCAATACCCCTAGAGGACACAACATGTCCCAACACTATTCCTTCCtcaaccatgaaatgacatttctCATGGTTAAGTACAAGGTTGGTTTCAATGCAACGTTGGAGAAACCAAGTTAAGTTACTCAATCAATCCTCAAATGATTCACCGTGGACgaagaaatcatccatgaatacttcaATAAAATCCTCCACATGTTTTGAAAAGAtgctcatcatgcacctttgaaacgTTCCGGGCGCATTACAAAGGCCAAAAGGCATTTTGCGGTGCGCAAACGTCCCAAAGGGGCATGCGaaggttgtttttgtttggtcctcggGTGCTATAAGGATTTGAAAGTAGCCCGATTAACCGtccaaaaaaaataataagattTTCCCGCTAGCCTTTccaacatttgatccatgaaaGGAAGCGGAAAATGGTCTTTTCGAGTGACCGCATTTAGCCTACGGTAGTCGATACAAACTCACCACCCATTTTGAACTCGGGTGGGATTCAAGACACCGTCCTGATTTTCGACTACCGTTAGCCCAGACTTCTTTGGAACAACTTGGGTTGGACTAACCTATTGACTATCCGAGATTTGGTAGATCATACCTACATGTAGAAGTTTGAGTACCTCTTTCTTCACAACGTCTATCATAGGAGGGTTCAAATGCCTTTGCGGTTGGCGAACGGGTTTGGTTTCTTCTTCCAAGAGAATCATATGAATACACAATGTTGGGCTTATCTCCTTGATGTCGGCCATTGTCCATCCAATAGCCTCCTTGTGCTTCTTTAAAACTTGAATGAGATAGTCTTCTTGACCACTTGTAAGCTTGCTTGAGATAATGACGGGCAAAGTTTTTTCTTCCCCTAAAAAGACATACTTCAAGTGACTTGGCAAGGGATTTAACTAAACAATAGAAGCCTTCACTATTAAGGGAATAGGTCTCTCCTTTGGTAATTCTTCCAACAAAGAGgaagaaataaaacaaaaattatAGATAGGGGTCTAGGCGCACGGTGCGCCCTGATGGACCGGGTTGGGCGCACGGTGCGCCTGGACTGCTGCTCTGTTTCTTGTTTCGATTTCTTCCCACTCTTCCATGAATGGGGTTGCTTACAAGTCTTGAATAGTCTCTTTCAAATTACAAGACAAAGCATACCCGGTATCCTCTCCAATCATTCCATTAGTCAATGCAATATCCAAAGGATCATCTTTACTTAATTCATGGAAGGTTTGAACAATAGGTTCGAATATTTCCAAAAAGCATAGTGAAGAAGTCTCGGTGGGGTATTTCATTGCCTCATAGATGTTATATTTAATCTTTTCACTTTCAAATTCCATGGTAAGACATCCACTAGACACATCTATCTTAGTGTTCGAGGTCTTCATGAAAGGTCTCCCTAAGAGGATGGGAGTGGAACCTTTTTCGGGCTCCATTTCAATCATATACAAATCGGCGGAAAAAATCATGTCCCCCACCTTGACCAAAACATCCTCAATGATTCTGTTGGGATAAATATTAGATCTATCGGCTAAGGAAATAATCACATGAGTTGGTTTCAAAGGTCCCAACTTAAGAGACACATAAAGATAGTGAGGTAAAACATTTATTGAAGCACCCAAATCGAGCATGACTCTTTGACACTCCAATTCACCAATCTTGCAAGGAATAGTGAACATGTCTGGATCACCACACTTTTGTGGTAAACGCTTTTGAAATATAGCCGAGACATGTCCATTAGCCCTCACTTTCTTCATACTCTTATCTTTGTTGATCCTCTTAGTAGTGCACAATTCTTTCAAAAATTTAGCATATTTTGGCACACTACTAAGAAGGTCAAATAGAGGGATGTTTACCTCCACCTTCCGAAAAATTTCATAGAGGCTTGAGGTCTTCTTATCCATGACTCTTGTGTCATTCAAAGCACTTGGAAAGGGAGCTTGTGGCTCATATTCCGGAAGTGGTTCATTAACCCTCACTTGCTCGAGTGTAGATGCTTTCCCATGTTCCACCACTATTTCAATTTCATCTTCAATCACATCCTCTACTTCATGAACAAACGGTAAGGGTTTTGATTTCTTAGGAGCCTTAGGTGCCTCTTCCAACTCCCTACCATTCCTCAAGGAAACCGCTTGTGCTTGTTCCTTGGTAGATGGAGGAATTGTGTGAGAAGGAAGACCCCCTCCTTGATTGGGTTGTTTAGTAAGTAAGTTGAGAATTTGACCCACTTGAGTCTCAAGGTTACCAATCCTAGAGTCGGTGAGCCGATTTTGATGAAGCATGGCGGTTTGAAACTCTTTGGTATTGGCTTGCAAGGCTTGGTTTTCTTTTTGCATTGCCACTTGATTCATAGCAAGTGTTTTCATCATATCTTCCAAGGAATTTTGtgattggttttgattttggtttggcTTTTGAAATGAAGATTTTGAGGGTcccttttggttttgattttggttgacaccccacccaaaattagggtgaGCTTTCCACCCCTCATTGTAAGTATTGGAATAGGGATCAAATTTCCTAAACCCAAAAGCATTCACCGCTTCACTTGCTTCCTCCGTTTGCAAAGATGGACACCCATCGGTGGGATGGGTTGGATCATTACAAAgaccacaaaatttcacatgagaTGTACTCCCATTTCCTTTTGCAAGTTCCTTAACCAAGTTGGTAAGAAAATCAACTTTGGCTTCCATATGGTTGGAGTTTTGCTTTGAAGAAGATGCCACACTTGCCTTTTTGACTCTCCTTCCAAAATTCCTAGACCTTCCCACTAATCTTTCAATCAAATCATTTGATTCTTGGACCGACATGTACTCAATTCCTCATTGGGTAGCGGCTTTTATCATCCTAGCATCATCCTCAAGGAGAGCACCACAAAAGTTCAAGAGCAAGTCATGATCGGCATACCCATGGTATGGACAACTGGCAAGAAGTTGCttgaacctctcccaatactcatacaagttctCCCCATCCATTTGTTCCacattacttatttctttctttagTTGAGAGGAGAGACTAGCGGGAAAATACTTCTCTAGGAAAGCCTTATTCATGTGGTTCCAAGTAGTGATGCTTCCGGTGGGAAGATAATAAAGCCAATCGTTTGCCGCGTCCTTGAGTGAAAAAAGGAAGGCTCTTAGTTGAAGTTGTTCGTCGGTAAACCCATTAggcttcatgcttgagcaaacCACATGGAATTTGTTCAAATGCTTATTAGGATCTTTCATACTCGTTCCATGGAATTGGGGCATTTGGTGGATGAGTCCGGACTTGAGTTCAAAGGTGGCATTTTCCGCTAAGGCCGGAAAAGAGATACACAAGGGGACTTGTGTAAGGTTCGGGGCGGTGAGATCTTTGATAGTCCTAGGCCTTGGTGGATCCTCCCTTGGTGGATTCTTGGCATCACCCATGATGATACTTATGGGTTGTGGATCGATTTCTACAACAAAAGTGATGATGTTATCTTCCTCTCGGTCTTGTTGAGTCACGGAATTAATTTCTTGAATAACCGGGGTCTCTCTTCTAATACCTTCTCCTATCCAAGCAAGAGTTCTTTGAATTTCCAGGTCGAAAGGAAGCAATGTTTCTCTCGAATTTCTAGTGTGAACCATAAAAGGGTCTGCACAGGAATCAAACGATCAAAAGGTTCTCACAAACAAATTTACCAATCACAAGTTAGTTACTAAAACACTAATCTAATGCAAGTGACTTGACACAACTATTCTAAAAACCAATTAAAAacactagcaaaaccgttaccttccccggcaacggcgccaaaatttgacacgcctaaaatgtccctacttaagacggccaaattaacaatttataagccacacTTAATACTAATTTAAACTAATTCTAAGACAAGTAAAGTAGTAAGAAGGGGATCGTACCCAAGAGAAGGGGGGTTTTGTATTCGGTTTTCAATTGAATAAATAGAACAATTGCAATGGTTAacaaacaattatgtaaatatgGGGGGTTTAAAGACAAAatgaaattcaaacaagagtgaacaacaagcaagcaaaaaaTCAATTTATAAGATGGAAATTTATCAATTTTAAGGAAGACTTAACCCAACTCAATAAAGTGAGACACATTAGTTGATAAAACCACTCAATCATTCCTTTTAACCAATGTTATTGCCCTATTAGTGTGGACATGGGctacccgcgccgcgcgcacccgcgcgtttgTCTGATtttgaggcggcggcacttctcccacggaaccttggtttggcAAAGCACGttatgggccgttaccgattggtgagacattgaaaccggtgaaaggttgaataagcctgcatttgtggagtcgccaccaatttattgtggaaaaattggaaaccgttcgaatactcgtgccatgtcaagacacaaggtaatgacatgaacactaagaactcgttacgcttagcattccatgtctacaatgactctcgagatgccaatggacacggatgtccagagataagtggagtaaggggcgagggtacgtattaggaagctctttaattcgaatacttaatcccgcccgcctcgatagcggcctttactaatgattagggaaattattcatatttgatatgccgtcgatgtaatgcatgcaatgcaacaaacatggattaatcctagcatgtgaaattagactatgtcggttaacacgtgttttaacAAACAACTAGTTTTCTTACCCGTGAAAGTCACAGGTTATCTCTAggaaaattaaaaatttagaTAGTTGATTTTTTTTGTGAATATCAAATGAAATCGGAATTTATTTCATCATTGATCATATGCCTATTCTTTAATTTTGATCATCATCTAATAAAGATTCATAAATTTTAGAATTTGATTATGTACGAATTAgaaaactttaaaccaaattgAAATACTGAAATTATTAGTTGTATAAAAAGTGATTTTACCTGTGGAGTGTGCATGATATCAAGAGTTAGCCGCTAACCATACGATTTCACCACAATGTCTTCCTTTCGTACCgtctacaaaacaaaagtacaacaaaaaatAATACACAAATTAGTATTTCGTCATTCCAAATTCAAGTTAAAGAAAATACTGTAAATTTTTACCACCCACAAATGATTGTTTTGGAGGAAAACAAATGAGACGTTCTTAAATAGGAGAGGCTAAATAATTCTAATTTGGAAGTTAAATGATGTACACTAAAATTAGTGTTCACAAACTTTAAATGACATAAAAATCAATTAGGAAAAAAACAAAAGCATTCAAAGGGTTGTATATAGTGGGTTGCTTTATACAATCTTTATGGTGGTAGGAATTATTGCAAAGTTAGTATGAGAGTTAAATGGAGTAACGGTTAGGCTAGGGTAGGGAATTAGAAGAGACTTGTGAGAAAATTTGACGATGCCTTTAAGAAAATCATTGGACTTGTGTGAAAATTATCGTGGGTTGAACTTAAATAATGGCTGAATATAAAATGCCATAATTTTacgtttaagaatattattaagcttctcatttgtttttcttttcaagtttgtgtagttttaaataaataaataaatgtataactTTTATGAGCTATATTACTATGAAAAATGTTAATCGATTCACTAAtaatgtatcacttttatatacactttcATAACTCCTTTCATGTCTatttatataccgttttcgtgcctattatattatttatatgcctttattagtgaaatatcgATACTGCCGCTtctttatgttttaatgcagaaatgacgcattacgaggtgTATCAAGTGAAGATGAACATTGCGGTTATGGCATAATGGAATACACGAggcatggcacgagaaacgagTAGACTTGAAGACGAAAAGAGAAGTTAAAAGATAAAATCAAGGTGAAgacttggttcctcgatcgagtgagcgaaggctcgaccgagtaaccttcctcgatcttcctcgatcgagtatgttaaggctcgatcgaggaacctctcttaTAGTCTTATTTCcgtattttcctaaaacacgtctTGTTTGTAATATATCAAACGTAGGatttattaggttacgcttttatTACTTTTCGACGGCTGTAAAAATACTTTAGCTTTGAtactttgttcttaatctttcctcattaattactAAGGTACTAATCGTtcttcataatttattaatcaagttttatgcttttaattcgttattattatttcatgtctttaattatgttgctatcaatttttattgttgttgttcaaatcaccatgagtagctaatttattcatctaggatgaaggggatctaggttgattagaaagaggaatattaattgattgttagtaatatcacatgaattatcgtttgattattgttcttattctaattatttgatttaggcctgaattggtaattagtgtagcgaattaatactttcaccgacagagttagaattaatataggctgcgataatcaaatagactgTGTTTAATATTAACAATTGCATGTTAGACTTAATCTAAAGGacataatagaattaatcaatcttgttaccTTAGATAATTTGATTGGCCTAACAATTGACTAAgaaaccccatataattgacctagtgaacaggaatcctagactctttaatattattgttaatcACCTTTTAATTATTTGCTATTAGTTGATAGAaaacaaacaaatcaaaacccccataaattgttacctttaagacactttaaatattagcaaactgattattaccgcctccctgtggattcgatacctgtcttaccactagctattttgttagttctgagatagatttattttgatataggtaatacgactttagccttatcaactaacatttctttttattgtaaaatgggaattttaattgtaaattaagaaattttgatgtgaattttggtaagttacatctttttttttggaattttttaatTCAACTATGAAATATAGTTTGTAATTTGGAAGTTCATGAGTAATAGTTATTAAATGGAGGATTAGTGAATGAAAACTATTGTAGGTTTAATAGCCATTATAAACTATTGCTTCCCATCTTTTAATTtgccttttcatttatttttgagttatgagaattattaaataagataattCATTAGTGAGGAGCTCAAGAGGTAAaacaaataggaaaaaatgttaatgaaaattattaaTAGGGATATTCTACGTGGTAACCCTAGGTTTTTTCGTTTTCCACATGGTAACCTCATTTCCACCAAAAATGCGTTTGACTGGCCATAACTCACAACCACGAGTTCTGAAAGCGGTGATTtcttttttcaaattgaccggcTTTACGAGATCTTTGATCTAGAAAAAAAATTTGTCAGTTTTTGAACTCGTGGCAAGAATTACGGTCAGTCAAACTTTAAACTTTGACTGATCGTACCTCTTTTGGAACATAgggttaccatgtagaatatcccttattattattattattgatcttaaatagtggttgaaataaaatgtcatacctTTACTTTTAGGAATATTATTAAACTTAACaattattttagttttaattaaaagggTTTGTATAACGATCTGAAATAAATAGATGTAGGTGTAAATTTTAAGTGGTACAATTTAAGGAAAGTTAAGTTTaactttttaccaaaaaaaaaattacaacattttcaaccaatatttcatcatatgaaaaaaaattaaaaaaaatccaatgaaaaactttaatcaattcattaaatttttttttattacaaaacattcaattaaaatcttaattttataagttaatgtTATGTTGTCAATTGTCGTTAATCAaacaatataaattaaaattaattaatattaaccaaTCTAAAAATGACATATGGAATAAAACTAAATGGTATAAGTAgcattttaactatatagtatagatgTCCGCGTGGAGAATGGTTGGGTAAGCGTGTGTCAATCTTAACCAAGGTGGCAATGTGAATGTCTATGTGGCTTTTCCACGTCCTACGTGGCTTTCTCTAGTTGACATTTTTTAGgatgccttttaatagtattttatagatttggtcgaagtagatgttagattcaatacatgtgaatgtcatacaattaaatcattCATTACGATAAATGAACTAAAATAATTAAAAGAACAAGAATTACaaagtttatttgatctacgtcaaaagcacgctaaaagacgggatttcgaagaagaaaataaaaggaaaataaaatagaatttaaaatatgaaaatacatcagattagaggtgataatacggataatagttgatttaaaccgtaattaagagctacgtcaaagcgagaaagagttcagagatagaaaccaacccagaacaggcgcaacatctgctgcatcCTCTGGCAGAGGCGCAGCACCTTATGCGTCTGTTTTAAagctgggttctggctgtgaagtcagaaccgcaatattgttatcgttcgttggtagatttaggatggattatcgatattagactcgaattgaaggGTTTTAACCAATTATATGTATCTGGGCAAGTCATAAGacgaattaaaacgagaaattacagcggtttacatgattatgattatacaatgaactcgtgtcggaaatacaaaaaggaGCGAAACTTGAGAGTAGATTAAAACGAAACTGGACAAATAAAATCcggaagaaaacttatgtatcaaattaggaTTCCGGTTCCCCGAAGagtcgatttgaattaaaacggcgaaaacccggAAGTATTAAATTACTAGGGATTAAGGATGAATTAAACATTGTAATTAAAAGGAAATTGTTAAAACATGATTTGTTTACTGAAACAACAAAGAAAAAACGAAAGGAATAAAAAAAAGCAAAATTTGCAGAAAGtcgaggaagaaaaagaagagaaggAGCATcaagcaacctctggaagaggcgcagcaaggctgcgatccttcgaggcgcagctgctgctccgtttcttctcgacgtctaacCTTCGCTGTTTTGTAAAAACGattttaaaagatggattttaaatcggttttcgaacatgctcttgatatagatctacattaattgatataaaataaaagtataataataaaatgggatttacaccctgagacttacatgtttgacgaaacgagattgaataaagttatcgttttagtgattgctcgactcgaatatgcatggaaagtgcccttgttagaggatttaacaaattgattaggttgattaaaa
The Silene latifolia isolate original U9 population chromosome 11, ASM4854445v1, whole genome shotgun sequence genome window above contains:
- the LOC141613142 gene encoding uncharacterized protein LOC141613142, whose protein sequence is MSVQESNDLIERLVGRSRNFGRRVKKASVASSSKQNSNHMEAKVDFLTNLVKELAKGNGSTSHVKFCGLCNDPTHPTDGCPSLQTEEASEAVNAFGFRKFDPYSNTYNEGWKAHPNFGWGVNQNQNQKGPSKSSFQKPNQNQNQSQNSLEDMMKTLAMNQVAMQKENQALQANTKEFQTAMLHQNRLTDSRIGNLETQVGQILNLLTKQPNQGGGLPSHTIPPSTKEQAQAVSLRNGRELEEAPKAPKKSKPLPFVHEVEDVIEDEIEIVVEHGKASTLEQVRVNEPLPEYEPQAPFPSALNDTRVMDKKTSSLYEIFRKVEVNIPLFDLLSSVPKYAKFLKELCTTKRINKDKSMKKVRANGHVSAIFQKRLPQKCGDPDMFTIPCKIGELECQRVMLDLGASINVLPHYLYVSLKLGPLKPTHVIISLADRSNIYPNRIIEDVLVKVGDMIFSADLYMIEMEPEKGSTPILLGRPFMKTSNTKIDVSSGCLTMEFESEKIKYNIYEAMKYPTETSSLCFLEIFEPIVQTFHELSKDDPLDIALTNGMIGEDTGYALSCNLKETIQDL